In Heliangelus exortis chromosome 3, bHelExo1.hap1, whole genome shotgun sequence, the genomic stretch AGTGCAAACACTTGCacttgttttcaaaaaaaaaaaaaaaaagaaaaaaaaagaaaaaaagctcagaaattTCCTGTAGTTAACATGTTACAGAGCTGTGATCTCCAGAAGATGGGATTTTGCACTGTCCAGTGTTGCACAGGTAACACGGGGAATTCAGAGACCTGCATGACAGTGGCTTGCATATATACCAACAGCTCATAAGCTCATAAATTGAGATGTGGACTAATGAGCTGGATGGGCCATCTTAAGATTTGAGCTAAGGAGAACTCATGTTCTGCTGCAGACATGCTCACTTCCAGATGGAAACTTTCTcgaggaaaacaaaccaaaatgaaatgCATAAAACCTGGCTAAAACAGTTCCTTTTCAAAGCATACGCTCTGCAGAGTGCACCACACCCTGATGAAGAGCTGCAGGTTGGGAAACCTATGTGagttctgctttgtttccaaaATAATGCTCTTTCCCTTTAATCAGAGAGGTGTAAAACAGGTTGAGCTCTGCAAACTCAGCCTGGAAACATTCTCATTACGTACAATACAGGGATGAATCATCACCAGGGCAGATTTTAGTTCCTGTAAGAATTGTTTTTCAAGACTGGAGCTCAAACTGCAagatttgtgtttctttccctTGGTGGtatgaaggaaaacagagcaaaatattAGTCTGCTACATTTtattcccccctcctccctgtttcttttgaattaaaattatacTTCCTAGAATTGCTGCACAATTAACTGCAGTGGCTGATGTGTTAAAATGATCAGTCAGCAAGAACCTGTAAATAATTGTTGGTGCCTGCAAACTGTCAATGagcatttttatattctttccAGTGCTAGTTGTGTAAAATTTGGAGAAGTATGTTCTTATTGATTAGACCAGGAATACTTCTGAACTCTTGGGCTGCTTTCATAAAATATCACCCAAAGAGATTCGGTAGTTCATGTGGTTTGAGGGTACCAGATCAAGAAAGACATGAGAATGTCACTGTAAATGTTTTCTCATGTTTTGAACTCTATAcaccagaaacacagaaatttgtATTTGTCATGGGGAAGTAGACTGCACATGCTATTTTCAAGGCACAACAGCTCTCTTTTCAAGGCGTGACAGCTCTTTCTTGAAGGCACTGCTGAGAGCATGAAACATAGCAGGGGAAAGACTATCTAGGCTCAACTTACTGCTGAGCAAGGAAGTTTATTTCCTTATGTGTGAAACACAAGGAGCGTTCACATTTTTGCAAACTGGGAAATGCATGAAGGAGTAAAATCAGGAATCACAgaaacatagaatggtttgggttggaagggaccttaatgatTATCTAGTTCTAACCCTCCTTCCATGGGTAGGAACACCTTGCAccacaccaggttgctcaaagcgccgtccaacctggccttgaacacttccagggaggggcatccacaactttcctgggcaacctgtgtcagtgcctcaccactctcacactgaagaatttcttcctaatgtctgatcTAAATTTCTTTCAGATTGAAACTGTTACCCTTTGTCATTTaactacacacccttgtaaaaagtccctccccagctttccgGTAGGAAGACAGGAAACCAAAGACATTATTGATTCTGGATCTCTAATGAAGTCCATCAGTTTCCGTATGGCTGCACTTAGTACTAGGATATTCAGAATGTGTTTAGGTGGTACAATACAAGAGGCAGTCATGCTACCTCTAAACTCTGTTAAATTTAATAGCAGAATAATAATAGAGCTACTTTATTATCGTGCACTGTCTCAGCTAATTATCTCACTGGTAAGATAAGCTCTGGTCTCTAAATTAGCTCAGAGGTCTCCTCACACAGCAGGGAGTTTTAGAAGGGAGGCACTTATTTTCGTTTTCCAGCAGTCACACATTACTGCATTCCATGGTAGCCTGCACTCCCACAAATTTCTGTACAAATCACTTTAACTAGAAGCGCTGTCCTTGCTCTGCTTGAGATAGGCGTGAAAATGTGGGTTCCTTTTGCCTGTTTCGGGGTAGAAAGGTCTTGTTTTAAGACTAAATTCTCAGTAAATTGCCAGCTAGAAGGAATTTTCTCAAAAGTTCCCTTCATAATGTTCATTTGTGTACTTTTAGCTGATGGAGGAGCTGAAAAAAGGAGAATGACATGCAATTGTTACAGGATCATGCTGGTATTCAATGGCATTCTCACAtaaacactcttttttttttttttttccctgatgaaCAGGATTTAACTCTTAAACAACCAAAAGCATCACAAATATTTTGAGAGGGCCTCAGAAATAGCTGAATATTTTCACAGACTCAGCCTGATGTCCTATaacctgctgctccctctgtttctattttttattttctgagaggGGGGCTAGATCCTTTCAGCTTTTAACTCTCTGCTCTCTTGAGTCAAGTCTACTTGGCATTAGTGTTGTACCCATGATCATTCTTAGGTCTGGATTCacattttttggaaaaaagctttgcagttagaaaaattatttacactTTCTTCATGttaaggtaaaaaaacccaaacaaacaactaaGCACCCCAAAAAGCAGTAACAGCAGATAGGGGAATATCTGGGACCAGATTAGTCACTCACTTGCCAGTGTTTTCTGACCACTTTGGTTCTTCTAATGCTGTCATTTTAAAGGAATTCTGAGTATTATTCTGAGTTATATTGGTAAAGATGCTAAGCTACTCTACTGCTACTGACTGGCACAAGTCAAAATAAGTATCTCAGGTATAAGCAGTCACAGTTATTCCTACTTATAGCTTTTGCTACCTTTTACCCCAGACAGATAAATTGTGTGCACACCATGAGCTTAGACTACTGGTAACATACTTTTTGCAAAGGTCAGCTCAAGTCAGGGTACTGTACCtcagaaaaaccccacagggaCTCTTCCATATAATCCTATTGCCTTACTTGGAGCCATGTATTGGTTTCCTTACAATGctgagttgtttgttttttttttctcttctgtggaagTGAGAGCAGAGGATTGGCTGTTAGGTTGGATTAAGCAATGCCTCCTAAGGCTGTAAGCATCCTGCAACAAGCATGTCTCTTCTTGCCATGGAGCTGATGCCCATCGGGCTGGGTGTGCACCCAGTCTGCTTTCATGTAGTCACAGCATTTTTGACTCTACTTCAGGAAAAACACCTGGGAAATCCTGGTGGAGGAGGGAGATGGTGGCATGGGCAAGGGGTCACCACACATGGCCATGGCCAGCAGGCCACTCGGGCTCCCCTGAGTACCCAGCCCAGGAGATGTTCCCACCTCAGGGGACAGTGCTATGCCATAACTCCTCTCTGTAAGCAAGGCTCAGCTCTGACAGATCATTTGCTGCCCATAGCAGTGACAGTGCCAGTGTCTGAGATGACCTCCCAGATCTTGTGGTGCACCAGCAGTCCCCAGGTGGGCAGCTGTGTTCTGATGCTGCTGTGGGAGGGGACACCCCTTTGCCCAGGAGTTTTGCACCTAACCACAACCGGTTTGCACCTAACAGAAAATCATCATCTCCAGATGTCCTCGTCATTTTAATCTTCTGCCAGAAGTTAGAACACTGGTATCCAAAAGCAGGGAGGTCACTACTGCTGGGCAGTTTCTCTTATGGCCAGCTGcccctttttttgctgttttacaGGGGTGTCTGAGAGCATGGGATCAAGAGCACCCTCAACAGGGTAAACAGCTTTTTCAAGATATTTCTCTTCCTGGAAGTTTCCTTCCACACTCTGCTTGGGGTGCTGCCCTCCCACCTGTGTCTCCACATTGCATACTCTACCCCCAGGTGTGATATATAGAGGCCTCCAAGTCTCTTCCCCAAGAGAAGAGATTGGGCTAAAATACTGGGCCAGAAGCTGAGATGTTGGCACATCTTTGCTCTCCCTTTGAGCCTTCCCAGGCACTGCTtgtttacaggaaaaataatacaaCTGGAAAGCCCTATAAGCAGACAGAAACCTTTTGGcacaaggagggaaaaggaCATGGCATATAACTTGAAAATGTAGTGCAGCAGGCAGTATGAGATGATCAGTGGTCAGTGGTGGGGGAAGGTATggttaaaagcaaacaaaaagagaagCTGTTTTTGATGTActgatgggaagaaaaatagaGCTGGAAAATCCTGATTCATTTTTCTAGTTTAGTAAGAGATATGGTGTGGGGCTGATGGAAAAGAAGTTGAGGAGTGCCACTCAGCAATAGGGACAGGACTGTGGCTTTTATGCCTACTCAACACGAGTCAGGGAGGAAGTGGAACACTTTGCATTTTGTTACTTGCAAGCCTCAAGCAAAAAACCTGGCAGATCAGAAGTCTTCACTTACTCAGTTTCACTGAGAACTTTTACTGCACTGTGTTTATTTTGATTTGTAATTATTGTCAGGGTTGTTTGGGCTGTGATAATTTTTGAGCACTGCTGCTACACACATGGTTAGAAGCTGACACTTTGCAAACAAATGGTGTAGGCCAGGGAGTGAAGTCTGGAGGTGCTCAGCAGGTTTAAACTGTGTATtccatatatacatacacaatGTAGTAAGTGTCAAAGTGGGGTCTTTGTATTCAGAAGTGGAGACACTTTGGTCTCTTTGAACAGTAGTTGTCCCACAAAACTTAAAGTATTGAATTAATACCTTTTTCAGTTGTTACGCCAACACACTGTGCTTAGATCTGATATATTATACCATAAAGTAATCTAATTTGAAAATGGAACCATTATTAACCTGAACAGGCTTTTCAAAATGAAACGGTTCTGACTTAGGATCAAAAACAAAGATCAAATTCCCCTGCAAAACATGTTCAGAATCTTTAGCTTCACTTAGGATACAGAGCTAAACAAAGGCTGAAAAGGCACAAACCACTGAATATTGGCATTTATGGACTATTGCCTTACCTTTAATTTAAATGTCAGGGTGGTAGCACTTgtttaaacacttttttaaaaggaagaattcAGTAAGTTTCAGGGATAGTCTGATTTTCATTGTCCATGCAAAATGCTGCTGTATTTACGGTATCTGCTCAGGCAACAACATCTTGCTATGGAATAAGAGTGCTAATTCTTTACATTCCATCTCTACAGTAATTTTAATCTCaattttaaattgttaaatATAAAGCAGAAACTTGCACACAAGCCCCATAACGTTTTATACATTTGGCATTTTTATGTGTTCTGCACTTAGTGAATGATTTCTTGTGGAAATGTAATTTCATCTACGAGAGGAGAGAAAGCTCCCGTACTTCCTTATGGGTGCTGACTCTCTTTTcacatttgtttaaaattatccttttattgtaaaccagagaaaaatacttcaagggattttttttgttcctttctaaTGCATCTCCCTTCTGATTTCAGCTTggggaagagctgctgctgccacataCTTGGTTGGCTTTCTGCTTCTAGTCATCTGTTTTGCTCTGGCCATCATAGCATTTGCCATCGACACGCTCCGGTTCAACTTCATACGAGGGATTGGAGGCTTGCTGTTTGTCGCTGGTAAGGCAGAATATAAAGTCAAGTTTAGTTTGTGAATGTATAATACTAGAACTGAAATTTCCCTCAGCTGATTCTGTACCCTGGTCTTTGCCAGTGTGCAATTGAATTCTCAACAGGAAATAACCCAAAGTTTGTCATAGCAGTGGATCCATCTTCAGATCTTCCTAAATGTGGGTGGGTTTAGCTACAGGCACTATGGAGGCAGGAGACATGATGAGTGTAAGCTTAAACGTGCTTTGTTTTATCCTATTTCTTCAGCTGTGTTCTCCATCATGGGCCTGGTGATTTATCCAGTAAAGTTCTCAAGTGAAATAGAAATGACAGGAATCAACATGTTCAGCTGGGCCTATGGATTTGGCTGGACCACCGCCATTATGGAAATATGCTTGGGATTCttcttctgctgccttcctaACTATGAAGACCAGATCTTGGGTAATGTGAAGCCCACATATTTTTACTCTTCCCCATAAGCACcaggaaaaaatgcattcatATTTCAGAGATATATGACAGACCAGCGACATTTTCCAGGATATTGTTATTGGATGTTAGTAGACAAGGCTGGAAACTTTTCAAATGTATGTAGAAAAATGGTACTGGCATTCTGCAATAAAGTTATCTGCTCTGTTTTGGACCTTCACATCTGATGTGGGTTGGTTAGATAAAGTCTAAACATTAAACCCCTTTGTATTTCCTCATTCATTCTTGTGAGTGGGGTATATGTGCATCCCATTGCCTGTTAAATACATTCTTCTTTCTAGTTAAACTCAAAAAAGCTGAACCTGCcaataaacaaaacaacatatATCATCttcctgaaggaaaagagatCACAAAAAGCCCTTTTTGTATGTACCATTTTTAACCTGAAGATTTTGTACATATTTCAAGTAGCCCAAAATCCACTGTCAGACAAAGTAGCAAATTAGTCAGCCAGCACTTGATAGctttgcttccatttttcatTCATTCACTTAAGCCATGGGGGCAGGGTAAGAAAAGGACAAGAGGAAGCCCCCTACTAAAGCCAGCATTGTGACTTTTACCCATCCATATGAAATGTAAGTATTTAGTTATAAATATCTGTAAGAGTAAAGCAAGGACCATCAAGAAACCATTAAAGATCCTGGCATGCTGTTGCTGGGCCAGCACAGAACAGGCAGAGACAGCAGGATTTGAAGCCACCCCTGCAACTTACAGACCTGGTTTGAGGAGACTTCTGGTGTGGCTTTCTTCATGAGCATCTGGCCCTTTTAATCATTGTATCAAAATCTATGGCTTAAAAGAGCTCTATTATACTCACCTAGTGTTTTTCTCCCATCATAAAAGAGTCAGGAAGGATATAAGCAGAGATATGATGCCCTTAAACGTCAAGAGTAGACCTGGAGCAGTGTCAATATGGGTATCAAACACTTATTAAAGGGCTCCTTTTatattgttttgttgtttgggaGTGTTTTAAAAGTGGAAAGTGTATACTGCCATATGTAAGTATGCAATGCATAATAGCCCTGACCATCTCATACTTAGGCTCTCGTAGAGAAAACCACATAAAGATCATAGAACATCTTTCAGTATCTTATTCTCCACAGTGCTTCAAGCCTGGGTACACTGTAAGCAATGCAATATGCTGGACAGGTTTCTGCCTTGTTAATCCCAACTTTATAAAGTCCTGCTTCTTAAGTGAAAAAATGGATGCTTCTGCTATTTGGGAAAAGAAGTCTTATTGAAATCTGTGGCTACAGAGGATTATTAGTTGTAAAACATCTTCAGTTTTGTAAGTATTTATGTAAATTGCGCTGCCAAAGGTTCGTTACTGCaaagaatgaaagagaaaaatttttgTAGTAAAAGCTCTGGGTAGCTAAAATTAATAAAGGCACACGATTTAACCATAGGATTTTgttctattttgttttggtttgttttttaaaacaactaaCTCCATTCACTTTTATGGAGTGACTTTTAACTTTGTTCAATAAAGATGAGAGGTGCACGAGAAGAATGAGGAGAGGATATGCAACAAGGAATAGTTAGACAAGAACTtgcaaatacattaaaatgtttcctagttagacagaaattaaaatgcaatagaGTTGAGAAAGCAATTTGCATAAAATTACTTGCAAATCTTCATGCAATATCatctgctcagaaaaaaaataagataaaccTTTTCATTATGCTTATTATACCTAATAAATGACTGTATCTATGTATTGTTTCAAAAACGAGTCTTCTCTTCTCAGGCATCACCTTGAAGCACCTGGCTATGCTGGCTGAATTTTCACAGATGAGAATAATTTACAAATCTAGCATCACCACAGTTTGTATTATTCTTCAGTCCTGTTCTGGCTCTCCTGAGGCCTTGTTCACAAGTGATTGGGAGTATTAGACTTGCTCTCTTTCCTTATGGGCTGTGTGTAGTCAAGTAACTATATGTCCAGGTTCTGTGCTATAGTGTGTCGCAGCTCATTTTAGCATGAAGGGAAAGGAAGCCAGTATGGTCCCACTCCATGTTTTTGCTCCAATGGATGTGGCAATCCCTTGAGGAAGCAAAAGGGAACTTGAGCAACCACAGGTTGTATTTACAGTTTCTTTAACATTAGCTGGAGACTGACCCAACATCTGGAGGTGAGGAAAGGTGCACAAAACAAGACTTAGGTGTGTGGCTCCAACCTTGATGAGCAAGCAGAACATAattaaaaggcaaagaaaatctCCAGCCAGAGATCCTCCCCCTTCCTTGCTCCTTTCCCTTGCTACTCTCAGCAGCTTCACCActgcctcctccttttttctccttctccccttccttcttAACCTCCCTAAAGGCAACGGAGAAGTGTCAGGGCTGCTGGATGTGGCTCTGTGGATCACAGCCCCTGTCCCCATTTCtcactgccacctcctggggtgggaggagaaggagcttTGCTGACCACAGCACAGAGACTGGAAACCCTAGATTAGCTCCTTGCCCCAGGCTGCCACAGggaaaagctttctttaaaaaaagagggaaggtTGGGTGGGTATCCAACAAGCAGAAGCATCACAGGGGCTAGAACCCCAGTGCCTGCCTTCAGGGTAGTTTATTTCCAATCCTGCCAGGCTATTTTAGCACAGATCCCTTAAAAAACACATCCGAAGCTGTAGGGCAAAAAACCCAATGAGAAATGTAAAACAGTTGTAGAGATCCCAGTGCTGTTTTCTGTGACTGCTGCAACAGGGAAGCACAACAAAAGCCATGTGCAAAATGCAATCTCTTCtgacagaaaaggaagctgaataCAGAATCAGAGGATGTGCCTCGTCTAGATTATTAACTAGCTAGATAGCTAATCAGTTAGCTAGGTTATTAACTAAATTGTTAAAGTAGTTTACAACCAAGACAAGTAGATTATGAACTAACCAAACTGTTAGATTATTTTGAGCTAACTCAGCAGCAGAAAGTTTGGATTTTCAAGCAAAGGAGAAATTAGAGGAAGTTAAGCCACCTTTTTaactct encodes the following:
- the LOC139794756 gene encoding p53 apoptosis effector related to PMP-22-like, encoding MVKYGLDYTRCRWILPLLLGIGVIFGIIALAGRGWLESQTLPYVHQASLWESCRRPEQGGDWSCESLMGYAWGRAAAATYLVGFLLLVICFALAIIAFAIDTLRFNFIRGIGGLLFVAAVFSIMGLVIYPVKFSSEIEMTGINMFSWAYGFGWTTAIMEICLGFFFCCLPNYEDQILGNVKPTYFYSSP